One window of the Sparus aurata chromosome 17, fSpaAur1.1, whole genome shotgun sequence genome contains the following:
- the rwdd1 gene encoding RWD domain-containing protein 1: MTDYAEEQRNELEAIESIYPDSFTVLSDDPTSFTITVTSDAGENCETVEATFKFTYVEKYPDEPPLWEINSQENLEESDVEDIHTLLQQQAEENLGMVMIFTLVTAVQEKLNEIVDVMKNRREEEKLRKEQEAEEAEKVAFQGTVVTIENFLLWKAKFEQEVAELRRRKQKEEEQAGKPKLTGKQLFETDHNLDTSDIQFLEEGKSACQCECLERMLSMLF, encoded by the exons ATGACAGACTACGCCGAGGAGCAAAGGAATGAGCTTGAAGCTATCGAGTCCATCTATCCAGACTCTTTCACAG TGCTGTCAGATGACCCCACCAGCTTCACCATCACTGTGACGTCAGATGCAGGGGAAAATTGTGAAA CCGTGGAAGCAACATTTAAGTTTACATATGTAGAGAAATATCCAGATGAGCCTCCCCTGTGGGAGATCAACTCCCAAGAGAACCTGGAGGAGAGTGATGTGGAGGACATCCACACCCTACTGCAGCAACAG GCAGAAGAAAACCTAGGCATGGTGATGATTTTCACCCTGGTGACAGCCGTTCAGGAGAAACTCAATGAAATCGTGGATGTGATGAAAAACAGACGAGAAGAGGAGAAGTTGCGGAAAGAGCAAGAGGCAGAGGAAGCGGAGAAG gttgCGTTCCAGGGCACAGTTGTAACCATTGAAAATTTCCTGCTGTGGAAAGCCAAGTTTGAACAGGAGGTggctgagctgaggaggagaaaacagaaggaggaggagcaggcaggAAAACCCAAACTCACTG GTAAACAGCTGTTTGAGACGGACCACAACCTGGACACATCTGATATTCAATTCCTGGAAGAAGGTAAGAGTGCTTGTCAGTGTGAATGTTTGGAGCGGATGCTGTCGATGTTGTTTTAA